From a region of the Corallococcus coralloides DSM 2259 genome:
- a CDS encoding DUF47 domain-containing protein: MLEKLMPKSDEFFDDFDAQCARTVEGAKLLHELLSDFRDVPTRVQALKDVEHKGDEVTHTAFNRLHQQFITPFDRGQIHTLLSRIDDVLDLTNAAAARLLYYEIESTRADATELARLLVLSTQKVQEVVAALRLIKKPEQILAGCMEIKRLETQADEVLRAGMGRLFKSGVDTLTIIKWKEIYDLIETATDKCQGVANVIEGVVLEHS, encoded by the coding sequence ATGCTCGAAAAGCTGATGCCGAAGTCGGACGAGTTCTTCGACGACTTCGACGCGCAATGCGCCAGAACTGTCGAGGGAGCAAAGCTCCTACACGAGCTCCTGAGCGACTTCCGGGACGTGCCCACACGCGTCCAGGCCCTCAAGGACGTGGAGCACAAGGGTGACGAGGTCACCCATACGGCCTTCAACCGGCTGCACCAGCAGTTCATCACCCCGTTCGACCGGGGGCAGATCCACACGCTGCTGTCGCGCATCGACGACGTGCTGGACCTGACCAACGCGGCGGCGGCCCGGCTGCTCTACTACGAGATTGAATCCACCCGGGCGGACGCCACGGAGCTGGCGCGGCTCCTGGTGCTCTCCACGCAGAAGGTGCAGGAGGTCGTCGCGGCGCTGCGGCTCATCAAGAAGCCGGAGCAGATCCTCGCGGGCTGCATGGAGATCAAGCGCCTGGAGACCCAGGCGGATGAAGTCCTGCGCGCGGGCATGGGGCGGCTGTTCAAGAGCGGCGTGGATACCCTGACCATCATCAAGTGGAAGGAGATCTACGACCTCATCGAGACGGCCACCGACAAGTGCCAGGGCGTGGCCAACGTCATCGAAGGCGTCGTGCTGGAGCACTCCTGA
- a CDS encoding fatty acid desaturase family protein, whose amino-acid sequence MTLFRHPEDRIPVLMFLGVFALDMTVFLTARSWWVPVLWFGLGIIPKGWICSWNHHHQHLSFFKHALPNRLLEIVFGFQTGVTSQAWFLHHVLGHHKNYLDQTQDESRWKRDDGSTMGEVEYSLGTALTAYPRAFQVGRKHHPKALRTFVWMAVLQVVLLAGLFWVNPYNALFVFLLPMMASLYVTTWATYFHHVGLETANHSEASYNILHKGYNLMTGNLGYHTAHHTRHGLHWSKLPELHAQLAQEIPSNLYRQPGIPFVWRGSEEKLVLSEHEVAALSGRTVEGSGEKLAA is encoded by the coding sequence ATGACCCTGTTCCGGCACCCTGAAGATCGCATCCCGGTCCTGATGTTCCTTGGCGTCTTCGCGCTCGACATGACGGTGTTCCTCACGGCGCGCAGCTGGTGGGTGCCGGTGCTGTGGTTCGGGCTGGGCATCATCCCCAAGGGGTGGATCTGCTCGTGGAACCACCACCACCAGCACCTGTCCTTCTTCAAGCACGCGCTGCCCAACCGGCTGTTGGAGATCGTCTTCGGCTTCCAGACGGGCGTGACGTCGCAGGCGTGGTTCCTCCACCACGTGCTGGGCCACCACAAGAACTACCTGGACCAGACGCAGGACGAGTCGCGCTGGAAGCGGGATGACGGCTCGACGATGGGCGAGGTGGAGTACTCGCTGGGCACGGCGCTGACCGCGTACCCGCGCGCGTTCCAGGTGGGCAGGAAGCATCACCCCAAGGCGCTGCGCACGTTCGTCTGGATGGCCGTGCTCCAGGTGGTGCTGCTGGCGGGCCTGTTCTGGGTGAACCCCTACAACGCGCTCTTCGTGTTCCTCCTGCCCATGATGGCGTCGCTCTACGTGACGACCTGGGCCACGTACTTCCACCACGTGGGCCTGGAGACGGCCAACCACTCGGAGGCCTCGTACAACATCCTCCACAAGGGCTACAACCTGATGACGGGCAACCTGGGCTACCACACCGCGCATCACACGCGGCACGGGCTGCACTGGTCCAAGCTGCCGGAGCTGCACGCGCAGCTGGCGCAGGAGATCCCCTCGAACCTGTACCGCCAGCCGGGCATCCCGTTCGTGTGGCGCGGCTCCGAGGAGAAGCTCGTGCTGAGCGAGCACGAGGTCGCCGCGCTCTCCGGCAGGACCGTGGAAGGCAGCGGGGAGAAGCTGGCCGCCTAG
- the menA gene encoding 1,4-dihydroxy-2-naphthoate octaprenyltransferase, with product MATPSLPSSSVAVEAKPSLARIWWVALRPKTLTASIAPTLVGWAFAHVEGGWRPVPALTFLVGFMLAQIVSNLVNDYSDFERGADTAARLGPARVTQKGWLTSREVAGAAALAFTGAALSVLLLTQAGGWPVLVGGAVCLAGAVLYSAGPVPLGYMGLGDLLVLLISGLLGVTGSYGVLTHRLSGDVVLAGLSMGLIAAGILAVNNLRDRETDVLAGKRTLVVRFGRRFGQWEYTLAVAGAFALPLIAWALSPAHPRAWLFTLVGLPLAAVQIRAIWREDGGALNPHLGRTAGLGLVFAVLLSAGLSL from the coding sequence ATGGCCACTCCGAGTCTCCCGTCGTCGAGTGTCGCGGTCGAAGCCAAGCCCTCGCTGGCCCGCATCTGGTGGGTCGCACTGCGTCCCAAGACGCTCACCGCGTCCATCGCGCCGACGCTGGTGGGATGGGCCTTCGCCCACGTGGAAGGGGGCTGGCGGCCGGTGCCGGCGCTGACCTTCCTGGTGGGCTTCATGCTGGCGCAGATCGTCAGCAACCTGGTGAACGACTACTCGGACTTCGAGCGCGGCGCGGACACCGCGGCCCGGCTGGGGCCCGCACGCGTCACGCAGAAGGGCTGGCTGACCTCACGTGAAGTGGCGGGCGCCGCGGCCCTGGCCTTCACAGGCGCCGCGCTCTCGGTGCTGCTCCTGACGCAGGCGGGGGGGTGGCCCGTGCTCGTGGGCGGCGCCGTGTGTCTGGCGGGCGCCGTCCTCTATTCGGCGGGTCCCGTGCCGCTGGGCTACATGGGCCTGGGGGACCTGCTGGTGCTGCTCATCTCCGGCCTGCTGGGCGTCACCGGCAGCTACGGGGTGCTCACCCATCGCCTCTCCGGCGACGTGGTGCTCGCGGGCCTGTCCATGGGGCTCATCGCCGCGGGCATCCTCGCGGTGAACAACCTGCGCGACCGTGAGACGGACGTGCTCGCCGGCAAGCGCACGCTGGTGGTGCGCTTCGGCCGCCGCTTCGGCCAGTGGGAGTACACGCTCGCGGTGGCCGGGGCGTTCGCGCTGCCGCTCATCGCCTGGGCGCTGTCTCCGGCGCATCCGCGCGCGTGGCTCTTCACGCTGGTGGGCCTGCCGCTCGCGGCGGTGCAGATCCGCGCCATCTGGCGGGAGGACGGCGGCGCGCTCAATCCGCACCTGGGGCGCACCGCGGGGCTGGGGCTGGTGTTCGCCGTGCTCCTGTCCGCGGGCCTCAGCCTCTGA
- a CDS encoding transglycosylase SLT domain-containing protein, with protein sequence MDGLRGTAAVLLACAGLWAPGTTWAQAPDEDDSGDVMSEEKLEALLDTPTAQPSQDEVTAEAFGPERLSSYFAEGLLAKAKAEFDRGRYKSARALLATESPPSLPGRFLQAQSAFLARDFATAAAEFTALAEDYVPLRDHCLMKAAQSHERLRKPLRAAEQYGQVSSSSPLYPEARFTMARVLKRQLKIPEALAALQEFIDNRQARGPDALRMKALLAYCDLARAQGMYNAEHRALLEVWATAPLSPEADRAKALLRDLPLPMKWRVRRAEALVELHQNVAAMNMLARSGPRTELPDELACRAQLTLGRALRKERQHRRAIQVLEPVARECLSPEQRPQALYLLAYSQSVVQPEAAVETYAALAKDYPEHGYADDALFFEAWTQQRLGRADEALENYEALAKRYPAGNFAAEALFRAFWLHLRKGETQPGLASLMSVEQLPESARTDDALWRARYWQARTQENAGALEPALARYELIATERPTAWYGLLSRTRLAQHAPERLARLTETAAQPAVAKTVNTAAPANDEVWPLPPGPLQKDARFAAGVELLRLGQPGVVEELLAVDTRGLAEAPARLLYQTMRRTGRGRATRQVARVTLRQEAAGPLSAASRPVWEATWPLAFRPLIQSYSKAARVDPDLLQGLIREESRFNPRARSSTGALGLAQLMPTTAQAVADSLKLASFEMSSLLQPAPNIRLGAAYLGSLLKHFDGNPAYAVAAYNAGPAAVERWRKALPQAELDEWVEHIAFDETRDYVKRVLSSYSAYKLLYANEVPASFAPARKAPLEAVRTPTMNPATGVGGSGRNVATPTSSVSGRR encoded by the coding sequence ATGGACGGACTTCGAGGAACAGCAGCGGTCTTGCTCGCGTGCGCGGGCCTGTGGGCCCCGGGCACCACGTGGGCACAGGCACCGGACGAGGACGACTCCGGCGACGTGATGTCGGAGGAGAAGCTGGAGGCCCTGCTCGACACGCCCACGGCACAGCCCTCCCAGGACGAGGTGACGGCGGAGGCCTTCGGGCCGGAGCGGCTGTCGTCCTACTTCGCGGAAGGCCTGCTGGCGAAGGCGAAGGCGGAGTTCGACCGCGGCCGGTACAAGTCCGCGCGGGCGCTGCTCGCGACGGAGTCTCCCCCTTCCCTCCCCGGCCGCTTCCTCCAGGCGCAGAGCGCGTTCCTCGCGCGCGACTTCGCCACCGCCGCCGCGGAGTTCACCGCGCTGGCGGAGGACTACGTCCCTTTGCGCGACCACTGCCTGATGAAGGCCGCGCAGTCGCATGAACGGCTGCGCAAGCCGCTGCGCGCGGCGGAGCAGTATGGTCAGGTGAGCTCCAGCTCCCCGCTCTATCCGGAGGCCCGCTTCACCATGGCGCGCGTGCTCAAGCGCCAGCTGAAGATCCCCGAGGCGCTGGCCGCGCTCCAGGAGTTCATCGACAACCGGCAGGCCCGCGGGCCGGACGCGCTGCGCATGAAGGCGCTGCTCGCGTACTGCGACCTGGCGCGCGCGCAGGGCATGTACAACGCCGAGCACCGCGCGCTGCTGGAGGTCTGGGCCACCGCGCCCCTGTCGCCGGAGGCGGACCGTGCGAAGGCCCTGCTGCGCGACCTGCCCCTGCCCATGAAGTGGCGCGTGCGCCGCGCGGAGGCGCTGGTGGAGCTGCACCAGAACGTCGCCGCCATGAACATGCTGGCCCGCTCAGGACCCCGCACGGAGCTCCCGGACGAGCTGGCCTGCCGCGCCCAGCTCACCCTGGGCCGCGCCCTGCGCAAGGAGCGCCAGCACCGCCGCGCCATCCAGGTGCTGGAGCCGGTGGCGCGCGAGTGCCTGTCGCCCGAGCAGCGGCCGCAGGCGCTGTACCTGCTCGCCTATTCGCAGTCCGTGGTGCAGCCGGAAGCGGCGGTGGAGACGTACGCCGCGCTGGCGAAGGACTACCCGGAGCACGGCTACGCGGACGACGCGCTGTTCTTCGAGGCCTGGACGCAGCAGCGCCTGGGCCGCGCGGACGAAGCGCTGGAGAACTACGAGGCGCTGGCGAAGCGCTACCCGGCCGGCAACTTCGCCGCCGAGGCCCTCTTCCGCGCCTTCTGGCTGCACCTGCGCAAGGGTGAGACGCAGCCGGGCCTGGCGTCGCTCATGTCGGTGGAGCAGCTGCCGGAGTCCGCGCGCACCGACGACGCCCTCTGGCGCGCGCGCTACTGGCAGGCGCGGACCCAGGAGAACGCCGGCGCGCTGGAGCCGGCGCTCGCGCGCTATGAGCTCATCGCCACCGAGCGCCCCACGGCCTGGTACGGGCTCTTGTCCCGGACGCGGCTGGCGCAGCACGCGCCGGAGCGGCTGGCGCGGCTGACGGAGACCGCCGCGCAGCCGGCCGTGGCGAAGACCGTGAACACCGCCGCGCCGGCCAACGACGAGGTCTGGCCCCTGCCCCCGGGCCCGCTCCAGAAGGATGCGCGCTTCGCGGCGGGCGTGGAGCTCTTGCGCCTGGGACAGCCGGGCGTGGTGGAGGAGCTGCTCGCGGTGGACACGCGCGGCCTGGCGGAAGCGCCCGCGCGGCTGCTCTACCAGACCATGCGCCGCACCGGCCGGGGCCGGGCCACGCGGCAGGTGGCTCGCGTGACGCTGCGCCAGGAGGCCGCCGGCCCGCTCAGCGCCGCGTCCCGTCCGGTGTGGGAGGCGACGTGGCCGCTCGCGTTCCGGCCGCTCATCCAGAGCTATTCGAAGGCCGCGCGCGTGGACCCCGACCTCCTGCAGGGCCTCATCCGCGAGGAGAGCCGGTTCAACCCGCGCGCGCGTTCGTCCACCGGCGCGCTGGGGCTCGCGCAGCTGATGCCCACGACGGCGCAGGCGGTGGCGGACTCGCTCAAGCTGGCGTCGTTCGAGATGTCGTCGCTGCTCCAGCCCGCGCCCAACATCCGGCTGGGGGCGGCGTACCTGGGCTCGCTGCTCAAGCACTTCGACGGCAACCCCGCCTACGCGGTGGCCGCCTACAACGCGGGCCCCGCGGCGGTGGAGCGCTGGCGCAAGGCCCTGCCCCAGGCGGAGCTGGACGAGTGGGTGGAGCACATCGCCTTCGATGAGACCCGCGACTACGTGAAGCGCGTGCTCAGCAGCTACAGCGCCTACAAGCTGCTCTACGCCAACGAGGTCCCCGCCTCCTTCGCGCCCGCCCGCAAGGCCCCGCTGGAGGCCGTGCGCACGCCCACGATGAACCCCGCCACGGGCGTGGGCGGCAGCGGCCGGAACGTGGCGACGCCCACGTCCTCCGTCTCCGGGAGACGCTAG
- a CDS encoding TenA family transcriptional regulator: MRNQTIEAALAKNSHREQLIKHRFFEVVDEKAFSRDQAELVLGQWWHPLHYFPTFLGKLIAVCPQMEMKTAVTHILNQEVGEGDPARAHERFFIQTMTDAGFTKAGVSEADMTPATRRLIDGYQRSTDSHLTGLGFLYGTEVADLTMVAKLGKLVRRTTGLKALPWVDIHVKQEPDHVETAGHTMGLAYTDEELATITRGAEEMWQLWVGFFEELRNRVV; this comes from the coding sequence ATGCGGAACCAGACCATCGAGGCGGCACTGGCGAAGAATTCCCACCGTGAGCAGCTGATCAAGCACCGGTTCTTCGAGGTGGTGGACGAGAAGGCCTTCAGCCGCGACCAGGCGGAGCTGGTCCTGGGTCAGTGGTGGCACCCCCTGCACTACTTCCCCACCTTCCTGGGCAAGCTCATCGCCGTCTGCCCGCAGATGGAGATGAAGACGGCGGTGACGCACATCCTCAACCAGGAGGTGGGCGAGGGAGACCCGGCGAGAGCGCACGAGCGCTTCTTCATCCAGACGATGACGGACGCGGGCTTCACCAAGGCGGGCGTGTCCGAGGCGGACATGACGCCCGCGACGCGCCGGCTCATCGACGGGTACCAGCGCTCCACGGACAGCCACCTCACGGGCCTGGGCTTCCTCTACGGCACGGAGGTGGCGGACCTCACCATGGTGGCCAAGCTGGGCAAGCTGGTGCGCCGCACCACGGGCCTCAAGGCGCTGCCCTGGGTGGACATCCACGTGAAGCAGGAGCCGGACCACGTGGAGACGGCCGGCCACACCATGGGCCTCGCGTACACGGACGAGGAGCTGGCCACCATCACCCGCGGTGCGGAAGAGATGTGGCAGCTGTGGGTGGGATTCTTCGAGGAGCTGCGCAACCGCGTCGTCTGA
- a CDS encoding inorganic phosphate transporter produces the protein MLLAAVVTIVAVALIFDFINGFHDAANSIATVVSTRVLSPNLAVAWAAFFNFIAAFAGGVHVANTMGKGIINFEMLRAAGPTAVLMVIFASLMGAIVWNLLTWWWGLPSSSSHALAGGMIGATLPVLGFEGLVGSGIARIAAFIVLSPLIGMTLGIGMMLASTWAVHRQTPLRVDTWFRRLQLVSSAIFSFSHGTNDAQKVMGIIAVVLFGTIWRDRPFHIDWWMIISCHAAIALGTFFGGWRIIRTMGHSLTKLAPIGGFSAETGGGVTIIALAELGIPVSTTHTITGAIVGVGSTRGWRAVKWGTAGRIIWAWVFTIPAAALVSVLVYGITLAVVRLVG, from the coding sequence ATGCTGCTCGCAGCGGTCGTCACCATCGTCGCCGTCGCGCTCATCTTCGATTTCATCAATGGATTCCACGACGCGGCGAACTCCATCGCCACCGTGGTGTCCACGCGCGTGCTGTCGCCGAACCTGGCCGTGGCCTGGGCGGCGTTCTTCAACTTCATCGCGGCCTTCGCGGGCGGCGTGCACGTGGCCAACACCATGGGCAAGGGCATCATCAACTTCGAGATGCTCCGGGCCGCCGGCCCCACCGCGGTGCTGATGGTCATCTTCGCGTCGCTGATGGGCGCCATCGTCTGGAACCTGCTCACCTGGTGGTGGGGGCTGCCCTCGTCGTCGTCGCACGCGCTGGCGGGCGGGATGATTGGCGCCACCCTGCCCGTCCTGGGCTTCGAGGGCCTGGTGGGCAGCGGCATCGCGCGCATCGCGGCCTTCATCGTGCTGTCGCCGCTCATCGGCATGACGCTGGGCATCGGGATGATGCTGGCCAGCACCTGGGCGGTGCACCGTCAGACGCCGCTGCGCGTGGACACCTGGTTCCGCAGGCTGCAGCTGGTGTCGTCCGCCATCTTCTCCTTCAGCCACGGCACCAACGACGCGCAGAAGGTCATGGGCATCATCGCGGTGGTGCTCTTCGGCACCATCTGGCGCGACCGCCCGTTCCACATCGACTGGTGGATGATCATCTCCTGCCACGCCGCCATCGCGCTGGGCACCTTCTTCGGCGGCTGGCGCATCATCCGCACCATGGGCCACAGCCTCACGAAGCTGGCGCCCATTGGCGGCTTCAGCGCGGAGACGGGCGGCGGCGTCACCATCATCGCGCTGGCGGAGCTGGGCATCCCCGTCTCCACCACGCACACCATCACCGGCGCCATCGTCGGCGTGGGGTCCACGCGCGGCTGGCGTGCCGTGAAGTGGGGCACCGCCGGCCGCATCATCTGGGCGTGGGTGTTCACCATCCCCGCCGCCGCGCTGGTGTCCGTGCTCGTCTACGGAATCACGCTGGCCGTCGTTCGGCTGGTGGGCTGA
- a CDS encoding M28 family metallopeptidase — protein sequence MASKINDSSRPLTSVSRLSSQDARTTEAKARNRPLAFKDGFESSSSTRPAPGQLPRLPAPPPILGLPAPTTPTPAPTTPVPPEAPTEPPVSADSDPMTHLEYLASDALQGRDSPSAGLDAASVYVQAHAEKYGLVGPNSNNPENPFQQRFNVYSWLGADKAGETAGAAHAGHGHAEHKQFGHTMFQEGFYLDEKMPKDTLKKLNQQYEQTMKAAGQSIVPARAGKQRSVEELKQVATATGQAVNTMALLPGTGPHKDEVIVVMAHLDHVGVDRKGNAYNGADDNASGSAVLMAAVPELAEAAKNGKLDRSVLFIWTGAEEKGLVGSQYFVDHPIPGLELKNIAGVINTDMVGRWDDQRLSVVDTNTKGQPNYFRDVVDQANQQLADPFDRINRDINVYRDRQDGASFGRKGEDVLFLFEGLSNPEGGGDLIPEYHRQDDDIDKIIKDNGGNKPRRVKDLLLNVINLAANRTTEPQQPQK from the coding sequence ATGGCATCGAAGATCAACGACAGCTCGCGTCCCCTCACCTCCGTCTCGCGGCTGTCCTCGCAGGACGCCCGGACGACGGAGGCGAAGGCCCGGAACCGCCCCCTCGCGTTCAAGGACGGCTTCGAGTCCTCCAGCAGCACGCGCCCCGCGCCCGGCCAGCTGCCGCGCCTGCCCGCGCCGCCGCCGATTCTGGGGCTGCCCGCGCCCACCACCCCGACTCCGGCGCCGACGACGCCCGTGCCTCCGGAGGCGCCCACCGAGCCGCCCGTCTCGGCCGACTCGGATCCGATGACGCACCTCGAGTACCTGGCCTCGGACGCGCTGCAGGGCCGTGACAGCCCCTCCGCGGGCCTGGATGCGGCTTCCGTCTACGTGCAGGCCCACGCGGAGAAGTACGGGCTCGTGGGGCCCAACAGCAACAACCCGGAGAACCCCTTCCAGCAGCGGTTCAACGTCTACTCGTGGCTGGGCGCGGACAAGGCGGGCGAGACGGCCGGCGCGGCCCATGCCGGGCATGGGCATGCCGAGCACAAGCAGTTCGGCCACACGATGTTCCAGGAGGGCTTCTACCTGGACGAGAAGATGCCCAAGGACACGCTGAAGAAGCTCAACCAGCAGTACGAGCAGACGATGAAGGCGGCGGGCCAGTCCATTGTGCCGGCGCGCGCGGGCAAGCAGCGCAGCGTGGAGGAGCTCAAGCAGGTGGCCACGGCCACGGGCCAGGCGGTGAACACCATGGCCCTGCTGCCCGGCACCGGCCCTCACAAGGACGAGGTCATCGTGGTGATGGCCCACCTGGACCACGTGGGCGTGGACCGCAAGGGCAACGCGTACAACGGCGCGGACGACAACGCGTCCGGCAGCGCGGTGCTGATGGCGGCGGTGCCGGAGCTGGCGGAGGCCGCGAAGAACGGCAAGCTGGACCGCTCCGTGCTCTTCATCTGGACGGGCGCGGAGGAGAAGGGCCTGGTGGGCTCGCAGTACTTCGTGGACCACCCCATCCCCGGCCTGGAGCTGAAGAACATCGCCGGCGTCATCAACACGGACATGGTGGGCCGCTGGGATGATCAGCGCCTGTCCGTGGTGGACACCAACACCAAGGGCCAGCCCAACTACTTCCGCGACGTGGTGGATCAGGCGAACCAGCAGCTGGCGGATCCGTTCGACCGCATCAACCGCGACATCAACGTCTACCGCGACCGGCAGGACGGCGCGTCCTTCGGACGCAAGGGCGAGGACGTGCTCTTCCTCTTCGAGGGCCTGTCCAACCCCGAGGGCGGCGGCGACCTCATCCCCGAGTACCACCGGCAGGATGACGACATCGACAAGATCATCAAGGACAACGGCGGCAACAAGCCCCGCCGCGTGAAGGACCTGCTCCTCAACGTCATCAACCTGGCGGCGAACCGCACCACGGAGCCGCAGCAGCCGCAGAAGTAG
- a CDS encoding DNA-binding protein produces the protein MNPTSFPSSPPLSRRSALTLLGAFVLALAGCHPVLSIEDARSRSNGSEVTVEGSVTVAPGTFSSALGDEGFAIQDDTGGLYVKLEEKLSFGPGARVRVTGKLDEQNQLRILKGVPEDVDLKSGTEQVSPKEVTTGGVNESVEGQLIHVSGAITQAFQDDSPYGYKLYIDDGTGEVQVFVHVSAGFDKAALQALTVGQRIAVAGLAAQYETTYEVAPRMPSDLSVQNAAP, from the coding sequence ATGAACCCGACCTCCTTCCCTTCCTCCCCTCCCCTTTCGCGCCGGAGCGCTCTCACGCTGCTGGGTGCGTTCGTGCTCGCGCTCGCCGGCTGTCATCCGGTGCTCTCCATCGAGGATGCGCGTTCGCGCTCCAACGGCTCGGAGGTGACGGTGGAGGGCTCGGTCACCGTGGCGCCCGGTACGTTCTCCTCCGCCCTGGGCGATGAGGGCTTCGCCATCCAGGACGACACCGGCGGCCTCTACGTCAAGCTGGAGGAGAAGCTGTCCTTCGGGCCAGGCGCCCGCGTGCGCGTCACCGGCAAGCTGGATGAGCAGAACCAGCTGCGCATCCTCAAGGGCGTGCCCGAGGACGTGGACCTGAAGTCGGGCACGGAGCAGGTGTCACCCAAGGAGGTCACCACCGGCGGTGTGAACGAGTCCGTGGAAGGCCAGCTGATCCACGTGAGCGGCGCCATCACGCAGGCGTTCCAGGACGACTCGCCCTACGGCTACAAGCTCTACATCGACGACGGCACCGGCGAGGTGCAGGTGTTCGTCCACGTCTCCGCCGGATTCGACAAGGCCGCGCTCCAGGCCCTCACCGTGGGGCAGCGCATCGCCGTGGCGGGGCTGGCCGCGCAGTATGAGACGACCTACGAGGTGGCGCCCCGCATGCCGAGCGACCTCTCGGTGCAGAACGCCGCGCCCTGA